A region from the Gossypium hirsutum isolate 1008001.06 chromosome A08, Gossypium_hirsutum_v2.1, whole genome shotgun sequence genome encodes:
- the LOC107897168 gene encoding uncharacterized protein, whose product MMESQTLHPAFQPGWDLEDIRLAFFKCTRWQVEETLDPINCPFHYFCDSVYPGHYPQVVDILVLLLATAPYLATLVIMLIDISRRGRPCLSQSKRLFLPSGPLSLPLILLALAKGSRINILYPFSCIAPAILQLVQISSLAFDNGVDKDPRYAFLEASTISGILHASVYLDSIILPYYTGIDALASSTFSGECLSCMCRKQVLVAGGKLISYRGLSVTTFCVMGGLCLRIICRLSTENKAKTLTIKSLLESLAWILITKDCVYLVANTPAEQPLLQAAAFGGILLLICLHGLKVLCIRITQSHR is encoded by the coding sequence ATGATGGAGAGCCAAACTCTACATCCAGCATTTCAACCGGGATGGGACCTGGAAGATATCCGCTTGGCCTTCTTCAAATGCACCCGATGGCAAGTAGAAGAAACTCTGGATCCAATCAACTGCCCCTTCCATTACTTTTGTGACAGCGTTTATCCCGGCCATTACCCGCAGGTCGTCGACATTCTCGTTCTTCTCCTCGCCACTGCTCCGTACCTTGCAACACTGGTCATCATGTTGATAGATATATCGAGAAGAGGGCGGCCTTGCTTGAGTCAGTCCAAGAGGTTGTTTCTGCCATCAGGTCCACTGTCACTCCCCTTAATCCTATTGGCATTAGCCAAGGGCTCACGTATCAACATCTTATACCCTTTCTCCTGCATTGCTCCGGCAATTCTTCAACTGGTTCAAATTTCGTCTCTTGCGTTCGACAATGGAGTGGATAAGGACCCTAGGTACGCATTCTTGGAAGCTTCCACCATTTCGGGGATTCTGCATGCGAGTGTATATCTGGATTCCATTATCCTTCCTTACTATACCGGTATTGATGCTCTGGCGTCGTCGACGTTTTCCGGTGAGTGCCTATCTTGCATGTGCCGTAAACAGGTTTTGGTTGCAGGGGGGAAGTTGATCTCTTACAGGGGATTATCAGTTACTACATTTTGTGTGATGGGAGGTTTGTGTTTAAGGATCATTTGCAGACTGTCAACGGAGAACAAAGCAAAAACCTTAACTATCAAGTCCCTGTTGGAGAGTTTAGCTTGGATCTTGATCACCAAAGATTGCGTTTATCTGGTGGCGAACACTCCGGCAGAACAACCGCTGCTTCAAGCTGCTGCTTTTGGTGGCATACTGCTATTAATTTGCCTTCATGGACTCAAGGTGTTATGCATTCGAATTACGCAATCGCACCGGTGA